Below is a genomic region from Rhodohalobacter sp. 614A.
AAACGAATATCCTTTTTATACGATCTATTTTGAGATTGACCCGACCCAGGTAGATGTAAATGTTCATCCCGCAAAACTGGAAGTGAAATTTGATGACGAACGAAGCATTATTCAGCTTGCGAGATCCGTTATCAAAAAAGCCATTAATGAATATTTTGCCGTTCCCGATGTGGAAACGTCCAAACGGGTTGAAAATGATTTTGATCTCTCGCTGGATCAATTTACCGGTGGACCTAGCCGGTCTGATAGATCGTCGGCTAAACGAGATCCCATTCACCTGCCCTCGCGAATCAATTTCGGGAATGCAAAGATTGACGGAGATGAATCAGCGAAACGCCTCTATGGCGATACGGATACCGAACGGGAGGAAACCGCATCCGGTCAGCAGCAGTCATCCAAAAAACAGAATCAATCTACAGAAAAAGGTTTCTGGCAGTTGCACAACCGGTATATCCTTACGCAAACCCGAACCGGTTTGTGTGTGATTGATCAGCATGCGGCTCATAAACGTATCATTTTTGAGAAAGCGATGAGCGCCACGGAAGAATCACTTCCCGGAACTCAACAGCTTCTGTTTGCACAAACCGTTGAGCTTTCGGCGTCGGAGTTTTCTCTTCTGAAAGAATTGTTGCCAATCATCCAGCGAATGGGATTTAGTATCCAGCTTTTGAGTGGAAATACTGCAATCATAAACGGCGTTCCCGCTGACATCGAAATTGGTGATGAAAAAGCAGTGTTGCGCGAGATGTTGCAGCAATATCGTGAACTCAGCAAAAAGCCATCCCTCGATGCCCGCCGGAAAGTGGCCATTGCATTTGCTTCCAGAACAGCCATCCCAAAAGGGAAAAAACTTACAGGCCAGGAAATGGAGATGCTCATCGACCAGCTTTTTGCCTGTGATGAACCCTACATGGATCCGCTTGAAAAACCCACGCTCGTTACCATGTCGCTAGACGAAATGAAGCGGCGTTTCAGGTAGCAAATTCCAGGGACAGGTATTAGGAAACAAGCTTTTCGTCATTGCGAGCGAAGCGCGGCAATCTCCCATCATCATTTCATTAGAAGATTCCTTCATTTCATTCGCAATGAGTGATACATATTTGCATTATCTTAACAGAATATAGTTGCTTCTGAGTCTTCTACTCATTTATTTCGGGTAACTTTAAATCAACATCTATAGCTATCGGAGATTGTTCGTGAATATACTTGCAGTAGAACCTTTTTATAATGGATCTCACCGTGCCTTTCTGAAAGGTCTACAGGAACATTCACGGCATAATATTATCCCGATTAAGCTCGACTACCGGCGTTGGAAATGGCGAATGCATGGTGATTCGGTAAAACTCGCAGAGATGTCGGCCGAAGTGAATGAGGAAATTGACCTGCTTTTGGTGAGCAGTATGGCCAACCTTCCAGCCTTTTTGGCGCTGACCAATCCGCGATTTGCCCACACTCCAAAAATTATGATGATGCATGAAAATCAGCTCACCCAGCCCATGCCGGAAGGAGAGGAACGTGACATCACCTATTGCTATATCAACTATTTGAGCATGTTGTCGGCAGATAAGCTTTTATTTTCGACAAGGTTTCATCTGAACGATTTGCTTGAAGCTCTGCCTGCATTCCTGGAAAATTTTCCGGATGACAAGCACTATAAAACTGTGGATCAAATCAGGCAGAAGAGCCTGGTAATGTATCCCGGATTAGACCTGAAGGTTTTTGATGAACAACCGGATATCCGCCACAAAAATAAACGCCCGGTTATTGTTTGGAACCAGCGCTGGCAGTTCGACCGCAACCCGGCCATGTTTTTTAAAGTGCTGAACCGCCTGAATGATATTGACCTGGAGTTCGACCTGATTCTTGCAGGAGATACCAAACATCGCAAACCGGAAGAGTTTGAGCGTGCCTGGAAACGGTTTGGCGATCAGATTACGCATTTTGGTTACGTCGAAAATGTTGAAAATTACAGCAGGCTTCTTCATGCCGGCGATATTGTTGTATCCACAGCTACGTACGAATTTTTCTGTGTGGCCATTATGGAAGCTATTTATTGTGGGTGTCATCCCTTGGTACCCAACCGGTTGCATTATCCCGAACTGATTCCTGAGAGTTTGCACAACCCTTTGTTACATGCTCCTGTGTTGTATGATACGGAGGATGACCTCTTTCACAATCTTAAAAAACTGCTCACAGGAGAAACCAAACCTCTGCCCAAATCATCCCTTCAAAATGTGAATAAACACTTGGATTGGAGTCAGATGATTGATCGTTATGATTCTCTTTTTGATGAACTGAAGGAGACAAAGAGTGTGGCTTCTTTTTAACCTCTATTGAGCTGCTTCCCGAACGAAGTCTGGCGTTACAGGATCTCCCTTGAAAAAATCGCCCCGTTTTCCCTGGCTCAGTGCCCATCGGTCTATCCATGAAATTCCCCAATCTCCATAGACAGTTACAGGATGTTGATACGCTTCATCTTTCAAAACCTCACTCTGGGAGACAAATTCATACCCGTGTTTTTGGTACATCTCTGCGAGATCATCCATGTAGCGGGCATTCAGAAGGCTGGCATGCGTGAGGAGAGTTTGGGCAATCAAACGGTCGAAAAGTTCATGGGATAATCTCTCGTAGAAAAGCAGTTTTTGTTCCATGTAATCCACATAGGCAGAACCTATTTTTTCCATCGATTCGGAATCGCTGCGTTCATAAGCTCTGTGATAAGCCAAAGCAAAAACATAATCTTCATTGTCGATGGTAACAGGAGCTTCGGTATACCCGTTTTGATTCAGAAAATTTCTCAGAGAGTCTGCGTGAGATTGTCGAAGTCCCATTCTTAAATATGGATGTCTAAAAAATTGGTACTCGGAATTATATTTCTCTGCCAGTTTCCTGGTTACTTTTTCACCTTTCAAAATATTTTCAGTGAAATCCTCAAACGGCACCTGATGGAAATTTGGATGAGAGTAGGTGTGATTGCCAAGTTCGTATCCGTTTCTCAGCCACATTTCAAGAAGATGAACCTGGTTTGAATTGAGTTCTCCATCGTTATACAGCTTCACTTCATTCACATACCCGATAGCCGGAATTTCATATTCGTCAAACGTATTGATCAGGTTTTGGGTGAGATCTTTTGCAAATTCGGGATCGTCAATACCGTACGTTACGACGGGTAGGTCATCTACGGTGATGGCCATTTTTTTGGTTTGAGCTTGTGCAACTGAACAGATAAGAACAAGAAGAAAGGACAGGTAAATTTTCAAATCAGACTCAGTTTTTTAAAAGTACAGGTACCCAGACTTCTTCCTCAGCAAGAGGATCGTCTGGCCTGTAGTTTTCATTCATGATTTCGAAATGGGGGCGGTTGTCAAGTTCAAACCCGGAGTTCGGAAGCCATTCGCCAAAAATATATCGGGAGGTTTCCGGAAACTCGCTCGGCAAACCTCTATGGATGAAAATTGCATATTTGCCGGCAGGGATTGTATAAGTCTCTAATCCCTCAGGAATTTCATCATAGGATTCGACTTCTGCAGCCGCCCATTTTTCAAAGGCCGTTTGCGGGGTGAACCGGCTGAATTCCAAATCTTCATCAAACACCTGGATGGAATAGAGATCACTGTTCTTAAGATTTGAGATCTCTTTTAGCCTTAGATGAAATTTATTCCACAACTCGAAAGTTCTGTTCTCGGCAAGTGACGTTCGGATCTTCATGCCGACCAGCTTTCTTTCGCTGATGGTTAATATCGTTGGCTCATCCATAGATCAAAAAAGTATGGAGATTATTTAAAAAATCCGGACCCAGGGACGGGCATCAATGGGAGAAAACGGCCACGGGATAGACACAAGAATAATCAGCAAACCAATGGTAAACCAAATGGCGATGGTTTTGAATTTCTTCGTATCGTCTGCAAGCCGTTTGGCTTTTGCTGAACCGATGGTGATCAGAACAATGGCTATGATCATCAAAATGCTGTGTTCCATTCCGTAAAACCGTACGGCACTCTGCTTAACGGCATCACCAAAATTCTGGAAAAGGTTGTGAATGATGGGACTTAGAGCATATAAACCAATCCCTACAAGCAACTGTGTATGGGCGATGATTACCGTAATATTTCGAAGTTTGTCATCTCGGGTGGTAAACACGTCGCCGGAAAACCATCCTTTATACATTCGGTACATGGTATAAATCAGGCTGATGAGAACAAACCATCTGAGCAAAGAATGAAGAATCAAAAGAATCGTGTAGATCATAGCAGACAAATAGGGGTTTTACGGTTTTAACGTCCGTCACAAAACTATGAATAAATCATCTATTATGTACCTTAAAAATTGTAATTATTCGGAGCCAATGACGTCCAAAATCTCCTGCATAATGATGGTTGGTTCTATCAATTCTTACAAGTTTAGCGGAAGGAAAGAATCAACCTGTTAACAGACGTGTTTATTGACTTGTTTGTGCATGAGGTACCTGGGAATAAACAAGAATAGCTCCAAAAACAGCTAATATCGCTCCAACGGCAAAAGGTGTTAAAAATCCGAAGCGGATGGAATATCCGGAAAGAAATGCCCCTGATGAAACTCCGATACCGAACGATACAGTTAATATGGAAAGCTGGGTACTGACCTGTCCTTTTTTAGCGAGATCGCCTGCAAGTGCGAGCGCCGGTGCAAACACGGATGCTGCGCAAATTCCCTGAAGGGCGCGGGCAATAATCATCTGTAAGGGAGTGGTAACAAATCCTTCGGCAAGAGTTATGGGAGCGAGAAATATCAAGCCGGTGACAATAAATATTTTTCTCCCGTAAACGTCGCTCAACTTTCCGACAAGCGGTTGTACAATAGCCATCATTCCGATAAGTGCACTGAATTCCAGCGAAAACATAAAGGCGCCCTGCGAAAGGCGTTGATTGACCTGCGGTTCGATGGCGGCTAATAATGCAAATCCTGTACTCATAATAAATGTAGCCAGTCCGAGAGCGAATATGGGATCAAGTGTTTTTCCCGGCTCGTCACTTGTAAAGCGAATTTCTACTCCACCGCTGCTTGGGCGTGTCTCTTCAGGATCCTCTACGAGAAAAGCGACAAGTATTGCGCTGACGAGTGCGGCAAATCCGGCGATCATAAATGTGGCGACAAATCCGCTGATTTCCCCAATAAAAGGTAATGTGTAAGGACCGGTTTCCAGGATAATTCCGCTGGCCAGCGGACCTGCACCAAAACCAAGCAGACGAAATGAATTATAAACTCCCATATTGCTGCCCCGGCTTTCCCGGCGACTCACTTCACTGACCAGCGCCACACTTGCGGTAATTGTTAAAGCGGCTGCAATTCCCTGAAGAGTACGAATGGCAAGTAAGGCTGCATAACTGTGTGCCACGATATACAACAGGTTCGTAAACATAAAAGCGACCAACCCGAACAATACAAACGAACGGCGCTTGCCAATGCGGTCTGAAAACCGTCCGGTAAAAGGCTGGCAAAAACTACTTACCAGGCCGAATAATCCCAGTACAATTCCGGTTACAAGGGATTCTGAGAAACCGAGAAAATTTCCGGTTACATTCCCGCTTGCTATGTAAAGGGGCAGAACCACAATTAAAAATGAATTCCCCATGGCATCAGCCATGCGTGCAAACCCGAGTGCAATTACTCTGCGGTCGATTCCAAAAATGTCAGTACTTGTTGCGTCTATTACTTCTTTGCTCATCAGATATTTTTTACATCATTAACTAGATGCAAACGAGACCCTGTCTCCTTAAGTTCCCATATTAATTCTTTCGCTGGATTTATTTTTTAGCAAATATGAGAGAAGACGGTTCATCACTTCCCGGGTAATTTTATAACGATTGGCATTGGCTGAAAGAATCTCCTGCTCAGACTGCACAAATGTTGATGGAACTAACTCATCCCTGCAATTCGCAACGAGTGCCTGCACAACATCCGGTGTCATTTCCAGGTGAAACTGAAGCCCAATAACTGAAGGTCCAATTTGAAATGCCTGATTTTTACAGGCGTTGCTTCCGGCCAATAGCGTAGCTTCTTTTGGGAGATCAAAAGTTTCACCATGCCAGTGAAATACACTAAGAGAATAAGGAAATGTGAAACATGATGATGTTTCAGGCAATACACTGGTGACGGGAAACCAACCAATCTCTTTTTCAGAATTTGGATACACTTTCGATCCCAGGGCACTGGCAATAAGTTGTGCTCCGAGGCAGATCCCCAGAATGGGTTTTCCTGTATCAATCATTTCCCGAATAAATTTCTTCTCTTCAACAAGCCAGGGGTATTTTTCCTCTTCATTTACGCTCATTGGACCACCCATTATTATCAATACATCTATGTCATTTGGGTCAGGCAGAATAGTCGATTCAAAAAACCGTGTTCCGGTTATCTCAAAACCTTGATCCAGAAGCCAGGCTTCGATAGTGCCCAGCCCTTCAAACGAAACATGTTGCAGATAATGAGCGCGCATGGGGAGTTTATTCTAATAGGGGTAGTAAAGTAAGTCGGGGCCTTAAGATAGATGAATCGGAAATTAGTTTCTTTCGAAATATTCCTTTTTTGTGATTCGATACTGAATCAGGCTGAGATATTGATCGTCTTTTCGA
It encodes:
- a CDS encoding cytochrome B — encoded protein: MIYTILLILHSLLRWFVLISLIYTMYRMYKGWFSGDVFTTRDDKLRNITVIIAHTQLLVGIGLYALSPIIHNLFQNFGDAVKQSAVRFYGMEHSILMIIAIVLITIGSAKAKRLADDTKKFKTIAIWFTIGLLIILVSIPWPFSPIDARPWVRIF
- a CDS encoding polysaccharide deacetylase family protein, with protein sequence MKIYLSFLLVLICSVAQAQTKKMAITVDDLPVVTYGIDDPEFAKDLTQNLINTFDEYEIPAIGYVNEVKLYNDGELNSNQVHLLEMWLRNGYELGNHTYSHPNFHQVPFEDFTENILKGEKVTRKLAEKYNSEYQFFRHPYLRMGLRQSHADSLRNFLNQNGYTEAPVTIDNEDYVFALAYHRAYERSDSESMEKIGSAYVDYMEQKLLFYERLSHELFDRLIAQTLLTHASLLNARYMDDLAEMYQKHGYEFVSQSEVLKDEAYQHPVTVYGDWGISWIDRWALSQGKRGDFFKGDPVTPDFVREAAQ
- a CDS encoding tRNA-queuosine alpha-mannosyltransferase domain-containing protein — protein: MNILAVEPFYNGSHRAFLKGLQEHSRHNIIPIKLDYRRWKWRMHGDSVKLAEMSAEVNEEIDLLLVSSMANLPAFLALTNPRFAHTPKIMMMHENQLTQPMPEGEERDITYCYINYLSMLSADKLLFSTRFHLNDLLEALPAFLENFPDDKHYKTVDQIRQKSLVMYPGLDLKVFDEQPDIRHKNKRPVIVWNQRWQFDRNPAMFFKVLNRLNDIDLEFDLILAGDTKHRKPEEFERAWKRFGDQITHFGYVENVENYSRLLHAGDIVVSTATYEFFCVAIMEAIYCGCHPLVPNRLHYPELIPESLHNPLLHAPVLYDTEDDLFHNLKKLLTGETKPLPKSSLQNVNKHLDWSQMIDRYDSLFDELKETKSVASF
- the mutL gene encoding DNA mismatch repair endonuclease MutL, with the protein product MNQQGEIGQSVIRTMPPELSNKIAAGEVIQRPASVAKELLDNAIDSGADHIKLIVQQAGRTLIQVIDNGCGMSETDAKLCFERHATSKIESIDDLFRVRTMGFRGEAMASIASVSQIEMKTKRVEDDAGTLLEIWGGEEKRFEPVGVDDGTSVAVRNLFYNVPARRQFLKTDATELKHIIQAFQNSALANAGIEFEMHADGDRMYHLPIQGLKERIPALFGKQYRASLIPFEEETSYVKIHGILADPKLAKKSRGEQFLFVNGRPFQHRYLTYVVLSLFDTWTRQNEYPFYTIYFEIDPTQVDVNVHPAKLEVKFDDERSIIQLARSVIKKAINEYFAVPDVETSKRVENDFDLSLDQFTGGPSRSDRSSAKRDPIHLPSRINFGNAKIDGDESAKRLYGDTDTEREETASGQQQSSKKQNQSTEKGFWQLHNRYILTQTRTGLCVIDQHAAHKRIIFEKAMSATEESLPGTQQLLFAQTVELSASEFSLLKELLPIIQRMGFSIQLLSGNTAIINGVPADIEIGDEKAVLREMLQQYRELSKKPSLDARRKVAIAFASRTAIPKGKKLTGQEMEMLIDQLFACDEPYMDPLEKPTLVTMSLDEMKRRFR
- a CDS encoding type 1 glutamine amidotransferase, with the translated sequence MRAHYLQHVSFEGLGTIEAWLLDQGFEITGTRFFESTILPDPNDIDVLIIMGGPMSVNEEEKYPWLVEEKKFIREMIDTGKPILGICLGAQLIASALGSKVYPNSEKEIGWFPVTSVLPETSSCFTFPYSLSVFHWHGETFDLPKEATLLAGSNACKNQAFQIGPSVIGLQFHLEMTPDVVQALVANCRDELVPSTFVQSEQEILSANANRYKITREVMNRLLSYLLKNKSSERINMGT
- a CDS encoding MFS transporter codes for the protein MSKEVIDATSTDIFGIDRRVIALGFARMADAMGNSFLIVVLPLYIASGNVTGNFLGFSESLVTGIVLGLFGLVSSFCQPFTGRFSDRIGKRRSFVLFGLVAFMFTNLLYIVAHSYAALLAIRTLQGIAAALTITASVALVSEVSRRESRGSNMGVYNSFRLLGFGAGPLASGIILETGPYTLPFIGEISGFVATFMIAGFAALVSAILVAFLVEDPEETRPSSGGVEIRFTSDEPGKTLDPIFALGLATFIMSTGFALLAAIEPQVNQRLSQGAFMFSLEFSALIGMMAIVQPLVGKLSDVYGRKIFIVTGLIFLAPITLAEGFVTTPLQMIIARALQGICAASVFAPALALAGDLAKKGQVSTQLSILTVSFGIGVSSGAFLSGYSIRFGFLTPFAVGAILAVFGAILVYSQVPHAQTSQ
- a CDS encoding GyrI-like domain-containing protein; the encoded protein is MDEPTILTISERKLVGMKIRTSLAENRTFELWNKFHLRLKEISNLKNSDLYSIQVFDEDLEFSRFTPQTAFEKWAAAEVESYDEIPEGLETYTIPAGKYAIFIHRGLPSEFPETSRYIFGEWLPNSGFELDNRPHFEIMNENYRPDDPLAEEEVWVPVLLKN